From the Scophthalmus maximus strain ysfricsl-2021 chromosome 11, ASM2237912v1, whole genome shotgun sequence genome, one window contains:
- the LOC118299687 gene encoding periostin isoform X2, whose product MKLLFVAAFALFVLSTIDQADSSAYDKIVAHSRIRARKEGPNVCALQQVMGTKKKYFSTCRNWYQGAICGKKAIVLYECCPGYMKLEGMRGCPAVAPIDHVYGTLGLVKATSTQNYADISKLRPEIEGSGSFTLFAPSNEAWEGLDETVRGALVSNVNIELYNALHYHMVNKRLLTKDLRNGQTVTSMYNDLGLHINHYSNGVVTVNCARVIYGNQVATNGVVHVIDRVISAVGNTIQDVIEVDDDLTTLSDVAHSAGLLEKLGQPGHYTLFAPTNEAFASLGTDALERLQSDKEAIQALMNFHLLDSVQCSEAILAGSSYETLEGNNIEIGCDGQSLTVNGVKMVRKKDIVTTNGVIHLIDRVLMPDSAKQVMELVGSSQSTFGDMVSELGFSASMRPEAEYTLLAPLNTAFNDEIMSMDQRLLRIILESHILKNKIVLGQLYNGQRLETIGGKLLRVFIYRTAVCIENSCLIRGSKEGSNGALHLMRTFLKPAEKTMYEILSENGSFKIFLSLMEAAGLTDVLKQEGDFTLFAPSDKAFAGLSESDFSLLKSDMNALRTILLYHMNNGIFIGGGLETGVTNLLKSLQGSNLRVLFANNTMQVNSVQVPESDIMATNGVIHFVNQVLYPGDIPVGSQDFLMLFKRLITYMQIKYISGFRYQEIPLTFLKRIVTRVIQEVPEVTKVTRLIEGQPTITKLTRVIEGQPTITKVTRVIEGTPAVTKVTRVIQSEPSITSVTRVVTGPQYSVNTGTTNIELEGGDFSEFDSEKLTKIIQAGNRRRGRD is encoded by the exons ATGAAGCTCCTTTTCGTGGCTGCCTTTGCACTCTTTGTGCTCTCTACAATCGACCAGGCTGACTCTTCAGCTTATGACAAAATAGTCGCCCACAGTCGCATCAGGGCAAGAAAAGAGGG ACCCAATGTCTGCGCTCTCCAGCAAGTCATGGGGACCAAGAAGAAGTACTTTAGCACTTGCCGTAATTGGTACCAAGGGGCCATTTGTGGAAAGAAAGC gATTGTGCTTTATGAGTGCTGCCCCGGGTACATGAAGCTGGAGGGCATGCGTGGTTGCCCTGCAG tGGCTCCGATTGACCATGTGTATGGCACCTTGGGTCTGGTGAAAGCAACCTCAACCCAAAATTACGCAGATATTTCTAAGCTGAGGCCCGAGATTGAGGGATCCGGATCTTTTACCTTGTTTGCCCCAAGCAACGAGGCCTGGGAGGGTTTGGATGAG ACAGTGAGGGGTGCACTGGTCAGCAATGTCAACATTGAACTGTACAACGCTCTGCATTACCACATGGTCAACAAACGCCTCTTGACCAAGGATTTAAGGAATGGACAGACAGTCACCTCCATGTACAACGATCTTGGTCTCCATATTAACCATTATTCCAACGGG GTGGTGACTGTGAACTGCGCCAGGGTTATCTACGGCAACCAGGTGGCCACCAATGGAGTCGTGCATGTCATTGACCGTGTGATCAGTGCTGTTGGAAACACCATTCAGGATGTCATTGAGGTTGATGACGACCTGACAACTCTGAGT GATGTGGCTCATTCTGCTGGGCTGTTGGAGAAGCTGGGTCAGCCAGGACACTACACTCTCTTCGCCCCCACCAACGAAGCCTTTGCGAGTCTGGGCACCGATGCGTTGGAGAGACTTCAGAGCGATAAGGAGGCCATCCAAG CACTTATGAATTTCCACCTGCTGGACTCAGTCCAGTGCTCGGAGGCTATTTTAGCCGGCAGCTCTTACGAGACCTTGGAGGGCAACAACATTGAGATTGGCTGCGATGGCCAAAGCTTAACTGTCAACGGCGTCAAGATGGTGCGCAAGAAGGACATTGTTACCACCAACGGTGTCATCCACCTTATTGACCGAGTGCTCATGCCAGACTCAG CTAAGCAGGTGATGGAGCTGGTGGGAAGTTCCCAGTCAACCTTTGGCGACATGGTGTCCGAGCTGGGCTTTTCTGCCTCCATGAGGCCCGAGGCTGAGTACACGTTGCTTGCTCCCCTCAACACTGCCTTCAACG ATGAAATAATGTCCATGGATCAGAGGTTGCTCAGGATTATCCTGGAGAGTCACATCCTGAAGAACAAGATTGTCCTGGGACAGTTGTACAACGGCCAGCGGCTGGAGACCATTGGAGGAAAACTTCTGCGGGTCTTCATCTATCGTACG GCTGTCTGCATTGAAAACTCCTGTCTGATACGGGGCAGTAAAGAAGGAAGTAACGGCGCCCTTCATCTCATGAGGACTTTTTTGAAACCAGCGGAAAAAACTATGTATGAGATTCTGTCAGAAAATGGAAGTTTCAA GATCTTTTTGTCCCTCATGGAAGCCGCTGGCTTGACTGACGTGCTGAAACAGGAGGGAGACTTTACCCTGTTTGCCCCGAGTGATAAGGCCTTCGCTGGTCTGAGCGaaagtgatttttctttgttgaagA GTGACATGAACGCTCTCAGAACGATCCTCCTGTATCACATGAATAACGGCATCTTCATCGGTGGTGGTCTGGAGACGGGGGTGACAAACCTTCTCAAGTCTCTCCAGGGCAGTAACCTCAGAGTGTTGTTT GCAAACAACACTATGCAAGTCAATTCTGTCCAAGTCCCTGAATCTGATATAATGGCCACAAATGGAGTCATTCACTTCGTCAACCAAGTCTTGTATCCCGGAG ATATCCCAGTTGGAAGCCAGGATTTCCTCATGCTATTCAAGAGGCTCATCACTTACATGCAAATCAAG tacatttcAGGATTCAGATATCAGGAAATTCCCCTGACATTTTTGA AGAGGATCGTCACTCGTGTCATCCAGGAAG TTCCCGAGGTGACCAAAGTGACACGGCTCATTGAAGGTCAACCGACCATCACCAAATTAACCAGGGTCATCGAAGGTCAACCCACCATCACAAAGGTTACCAGAGTCATTGAGGGCACGCCCGCCGTCACCAAGGTGACGAGGGTAATTCAGAGCGAACCATCCATCACCAGTGTCACCAGGGTTGTCACag GCCCTCAGTACTCAGTCAACACTGGAACCACCAACATCGAACTGGAAG GCGGCGATTTTTCAGAATTTGACAGTGAAAAGCTTACCAAAATCATCCAAG ctggtaacaggaggagaggaagggactGA
- the LOC118299687 gene encoding periostin isoform X1 — MKLLFVAAFALFVLSTIDQADSSAYDKIVAHSRIRARKEGPNVCALQQVMGTKKKYFSTCRNWYQGAICGKKAIVLYECCPGYMKLEGMRGCPAVAPIDHVYGTLGLVKATSTQNYADISKLRPEIEGSGSFTLFAPSNEAWEGLDETVRGALVSNVNIELYNALHYHMVNKRLLTKDLRNGQTVTSMYNDLGLHINHYSNGVVTVNCARVIYGNQVATNGVVHVIDRVISAVGNTIQDVIEVDDDLTTLSDVAHSAGLLEKLGQPGHYTLFAPTNEAFASLGTDALERLQSDKEAIQALMNFHLLDSVQCSEAILAGSSYETLEGNNIEIGCDGQSLTVNGVKMVRKKDIVTTNGVIHLIDRVLMPDSAKQVMELVGSSQSTFGDMVSELGFSASMRPEAEYTLLAPLNTAFNDEIMSMDQRLLRIILESHILKNKIVLGQLYNGQRLETIGGKLLRVFIYRTAVCIENSCLIRGSKEGSNGALHLMRTFLKPAEKTMYEILSENGSFKIFLSLMEAAGLTDVLKQEGDFTLFAPSDKAFAGLSESDFSLLKSDMNALRTILLYHMNNGIFIGGGLETGVTNLLKSLQGSNLRVLFANNTMQVNSVQVPESDIMATNGVIHFVNQVLYPGDIPVGSQDFLMLFKRLITYMQIKYISGFRYQEIPLTFLKRIVTRVIQEVPEVTKVTRLIEGQPTITKLTRVIEGQPTITKVTRVIEGTPAVTKVTRVIQSEPSITSVTRVVTGPQYSVNTGTTNIELEGGDFSEFDSEKLTKIIQEGGSRRTGTGRVIAGNRRRGRD, encoded by the exons ATGAAGCTCCTTTTCGTGGCTGCCTTTGCACTCTTTGTGCTCTCTACAATCGACCAGGCTGACTCTTCAGCTTATGACAAAATAGTCGCCCACAGTCGCATCAGGGCAAGAAAAGAGGG ACCCAATGTCTGCGCTCTCCAGCAAGTCATGGGGACCAAGAAGAAGTACTTTAGCACTTGCCGTAATTGGTACCAAGGGGCCATTTGTGGAAAGAAAGC gATTGTGCTTTATGAGTGCTGCCCCGGGTACATGAAGCTGGAGGGCATGCGTGGTTGCCCTGCAG tGGCTCCGATTGACCATGTGTATGGCACCTTGGGTCTGGTGAAAGCAACCTCAACCCAAAATTACGCAGATATTTCTAAGCTGAGGCCCGAGATTGAGGGATCCGGATCTTTTACCTTGTTTGCCCCAAGCAACGAGGCCTGGGAGGGTTTGGATGAG ACAGTGAGGGGTGCACTGGTCAGCAATGTCAACATTGAACTGTACAACGCTCTGCATTACCACATGGTCAACAAACGCCTCTTGACCAAGGATTTAAGGAATGGACAGACAGTCACCTCCATGTACAACGATCTTGGTCTCCATATTAACCATTATTCCAACGGG GTGGTGACTGTGAACTGCGCCAGGGTTATCTACGGCAACCAGGTGGCCACCAATGGAGTCGTGCATGTCATTGACCGTGTGATCAGTGCTGTTGGAAACACCATTCAGGATGTCATTGAGGTTGATGACGACCTGACAACTCTGAGT GATGTGGCTCATTCTGCTGGGCTGTTGGAGAAGCTGGGTCAGCCAGGACACTACACTCTCTTCGCCCCCACCAACGAAGCCTTTGCGAGTCTGGGCACCGATGCGTTGGAGAGACTTCAGAGCGATAAGGAGGCCATCCAAG CACTTATGAATTTCCACCTGCTGGACTCAGTCCAGTGCTCGGAGGCTATTTTAGCCGGCAGCTCTTACGAGACCTTGGAGGGCAACAACATTGAGATTGGCTGCGATGGCCAAAGCTTAACTGTCAACGGCGTCAAGATGGTGCGCAAGAAGGACATTGTTACCACCAACGGTGTCATCCACCTTATTGACCGAGTGCTCATGCCAGACTCAG CTAAGCAGGTGATGGAGCTGGTGGGAAGTTCCCAGTCAACCTTTGGCGACATGGTGTCCGAGCTGGGCTTTTCTGCCTCCATGAGGCCCGAGGCTGAGTACACGTTGCTTGCTCCCCTCAACACTGCCTTCAACG ATGAAATAATGTCCATGGATCAGAGGTTGCTCAGGATTATCCTGGAGAGTCACATCCTGAAGAACAAGATTGTCCTGGGACAGTTGTACAACGGCCAGCGGCTGGAGACCATTGGAGGAAAACTTCTGCGGGTCTTCATCTATCGTACG GCTGTCTGCATTGAAAACTCCTGTCTGATACGGGGCAGTAAAGAAGGAAGTAACGGCGCCCTTCATCTCATGAGGACTTTTTTGAAACCAGCGGAAAAAACTATGTATGAGATTCTGTCAGAAAATGGAAGTTTCAA GATCTTTTTGTCCCTCATGGAAGCCGCTGGCTTGACTGACGTGCTGAAACAGGAGGGAGACTTTACCCTGTTTGCCCCGAGTGATAAGGCCTTCGCTGGTCTGAGCGaaagtgatttttctttgttgaagA GTGACATGAACGCTCTCAGAACGATCCTCCTGTATCACATGAATAACGGCATCTTCATCGGTGGTGGTCTGGAGACGGGGGTGACAAACCTTCTCAAGTCTCTCCAGGGCAGTAACCTCAGAGTGTTGTTT GCAAACAACACTATGCAAGTCAATTCTGTCCAAGTCCCTGAATCTGATATAATGGCCACAAATGGAGTCATTCACTTCGTCAACCAAGTCTTGTATCCCGGAG ATATCCCAGTTGGAAGCCAGGATTTCCTCATGCTATTCAAGAGGCTCATCACTTACATGCAAATCAAG tacatttcAGGATTCAGATATCAGGAAATTCCCCTGACATTTTTGA AGAGGATCGTCACTCGTGTCATCCAGGAAG TTCCCGAGGTGACCAAAGTGACACGGCTCATTGAAGGTCAACCGACCATCACCAAATTAACCAGGGTCATCGAAGGTCAACCCACCATCACAAAGGTTACCAGAGTCATTGAGGGCACGCCCGCCGTCACCAAGGTGACGAGGGTAATTCAGAGCGAACCATCCATCACCAGTGTCACCAGGGTTGTCACag GCCCTCAGTACTCAGTCAACACTGGAACCACCAACATCGAACTGGAAG GCGGCGATTTTTCAGAATTTGACAGTGAAAAGCTTACCAAAATCATCCAAG AAGGCGGTTCAAGAAGAACTGGCACCGGGAGAGTTatag ctggtaacaggaggagaggaagggactGA
- the LOC118299785 gene encoding short transient receptor potential channel 4-like → MAQLYYGKTDNSSYRDRIPLRIVRSESELSALERAYLGAVEKGDYASVKQALEEAEIYFRININCIDPLGRTALLIAIENENLEIIELLLSYNVYVGDALLYAIRKEVVGAVELLLNHKKRGDKQVPPILLDKQFSGFTPDITPIILAAHTNNYEIIKLLVQRGVSIPQPHAVRCNCVECSSSSDVDGLRHSRSRLNIYKALASPSLIALSSEDPFLTAFQLSWELGELSMVENEFKSEYEELSRMCKQFAKDLLDQTRSSRELEIILNYRDDINPLLDENANDLARLKLAIKYCQKEFVAQPNCQQLLASRWYDEFPGWRRRHWAAKLITCIFIGLLFPLLCIFYLIAPKSRYGLFIRRPFIKFICHTASYLTFLFLLFLASQHISSAQPDFQGPAPTSVEWMILPWVLGFIWTEIKQMWDNGFQDYIDDWWNLMDFIMNALYLATISLKIVAYSKYSGYKLRKDWEMSHPTLVAEALFAIANIFSSLRLICLFTANSHLGPLQISLGRMLLDILKFLFIYCLVLLAFANGLNQLYFYYETDEHHVCQGIRCEHQNNAFSTLFETLQSLFWSVFGLISLYVTKVEPKHEFTEFVGSTMFGTYNVISLVVLLNMLIAMMNNSYQHIADHADIEWKFARTKLWMSYFEEGGTLPSPFNIIPSPKSVFYLAGWIKACLFRTPSIKRLDNFETLGRRAAHNVRFNHEYQEALRNLVKRYVAAMIRDAKTAEGLTEENFKELKQDISSFRYEVLGMMKGKSLGRGASKVASLTLAYPGNPFKYSSKFQTDDAEEKLYVFDAIPTTTTLQSRASNCSNRITNDAAVESSTGRTQGELSKDVSEAVSQKCKDISPSAEDSLGSGRQNKEQFETKKFNVEVLERVERSKQEIEHSRKEHLNEVKMG, encoded by the exons ATGGCACAGCTGTATTACGGCAAAACGGACAACTCCTCGTACAGGGACCGCATTCCCCTGCGGATCGTGCGGTCCGAGTCTGAGCTCTCGGCCCTGGAGAGGGCCTACCTGGGGGCCGTCGAGAAGGGGGACTATGCCAGCGTGAAGCAGGccctggaggaggcggagatCTACTTCAGAATCAACATCAACTGCATCGACCCCCTGGGCCGCACGGCCCTGCTCATTGCCATCGAAAATGAGAACCTGGAGATCATTGAGCTGCTCCTCAGTTATAATGTGTACGTGGGCGATGCCCTGCTCTACGCCATCCGCAAAGAAGTGGTGGGAGCCGTGGAGTTGCTGCTCAACCACAAGAAGCGTGGGGACAAACAG GTCCCGCCAATTCTGCTGGACAAACAGTTCTCAGGCTTCACGCCGGACATCACTCCAATCATCCTCGCGGCCCACACCAACAACTATGAGATCATCAAACTGCTCGTGCAGCGAGGTGTCTCCATACCCCAGCCACACGCCGTACGTTGCAACTGCGTGGAGTGCTCGTCCAGCTCAGACGTCGACGGCCTGCGCCACTCGCGCTCCCGCCTCAACATCTACAAGGCCCTCGCCAGCCCGTCTCTCATCGCCCTGTCCAGTGAGGATCCGTTCCTCACGGCTTTCCAGCTCAGCTGGGAGCTGGGGGAGCTCAGCATGGTGGAGAACGAGTTCAAGTCAGAGTATGAGGAGCTGTCACGAATGTGTAAACAATTTGCAAAAGACCTGTTGGACCAGACCCGGAGCTCTAGAGAGTTGGAAATAATCCTCAACTACCGTGACGACATCAATCCACTGCTGGATGAGAATGCGAATGATCTGGCACGACTGAAGCTGGCTATCAAATATTGCCAGAAAGAG tttGTCGCTCAGCCCAACTGTCAGCAGCTGCTGGCGTCTCGGTGGTATGATGAGTTCCCAGGCTGGAGGAGGCGTCACTGGGCAGCAAAGCTCATCACGTGCATCTTCATCGGCCTCCTGTTTCCACTGCTGTGCATCTTCTACCTGATCGCTCCAAAGAGCCGCTATGGCTTATTCATCCGCAGGCCTTTCATCAAGTTCATCTGTCACACTGCTTCCTACCtgaccttcctcttcctgctcttcttgGCCTCGCAGCACATATCCTCTGCGCAACCGGATTTTCAGGGTCCAGCACCCACCAGTGTGGAGTGGATGATCCTACCATGGGTGCTTG GCTTTATATGGACTGAGATCAAACAGATGTGGGATAATGGTTTCCAAGACTACATAGATGACTGGTGGAACCTAATGGACTTCATAATGAACGCCCTGTATCTTGCAACCATTTCTCTGAAGATCGTTGCCTATTCAAAG tacagtggGTACAAACTCAGAAAGGACTGGGAAATGTCGCACCCAACTTTGGTGGCAGAGGCATTGTTTGCAATCGCCAACATCTTCAGCTCGTTGCGCCTCATCTGCCTTTTTACTGCCAACTCCCATCTGGGGCCCTTACAGATCTCACTGGGTCGAATGCTCCTGGACATCCTCAAGTTCCTCTTCATCTACTGTCTTGTGCTTTTAGCCTTTGCCAACGGCCTCAACCAGCTGTACTTTTACTATGAAACAGATGAGCACCATGTTTGCCAGGGCATTCGCTGTGAACATCAAAACAACGCCTTCTCAAC GCTGTTCGAGACACTGCAGTCATTATTTTGGTCTGTGTTTGGCCTGATTTCCCTCTATGTGACCAAGGTGGAACCGAAACATGAATTCACCGAGTTCGTGGGCAGCACCATGTTTGGCACATACAATGTGATCTCGCTGGTTGTGCTTCTGAACATGCTCATTGCAATGATGAACAACTCCTACCAGCACATAGCT GATCACGCAGATATAGAGTGGAAATTTGCAAGAACAAAACTGTGGATGAGCTACTTCGAAGAAGGGGGAACTTTGCCGTCTCCATTTAATATAATACCCAGTCCAAAGTCAGTTTTTTATCTAGCTGGGTGGATAAAGGCATGTTTGTTTAGGACACCAAGCATAAAAAGGCTGGATAACTTTGAAACCCTGGGG AGACGTGCAGCCCATAACGTGCGATTTAACCATGAGTATCAG gAGGCTTTGAGGAATCTTGTAAAGCGATATGTGGCTGCAATGATCCGAGATGCCAAGACCGCGGAAGGGTTGACCGAAGAGAATTTCAAG GAGCTCAAGCAGGACATCTCCAGCTTCCGCTATGAAGTCCTGGGAATGATGAAGGGAAAATCTCTCGGAAGGGGAGCAAGTAAAGTTGCCAGCCTAACATTGGCATACCCTGGAAACCCATTCAAATACTCTTCCAAATTCCAAACTGATGATGCTGAAGAGAAGCTGTACGTGTTTGATGccatccccaccaccaccaccctacAGAGCAGAGCTTCCAACTGCTCCAACAGGATAACCAACGATGCAGCGGTTGAGTCCAGTACAGGGAGGACTCAGGGCGAGCTGTCCAAGGACGTCTCAGAGGCTGTGTCCCAGAAATGTAAAGACATATCACCGTCAGCGGAAGATTCATTGGGATCAGGTcgacaaaacaaagaacaatttGAAACTAAGAAATTCAATGTTGAGGTCTTAGAGCGAGTGGAGAGGAGCAAACAGGAGATCGAGCATTCTCGCAAAGAGCACCTTAATGAGGTGAAAATGGGCtga